Proteins encoded together in one Procambarus clarkii isolate CNS0578487 chromosome 67, FALCON_Pclarkii_2.0, whole genome shotgun sequence window:
- the LOC138355431 gene encoding feeding circuit activating peptides-like, producing MIEYRNRHIKQFRKSSASQQTSTVYIANNLDKETENFYDTNNGDIFSLYDSRNRDIDNLCDTNKRDIDTLQDTNKRDIDTLQDTNKRDIDTLQDTNKRDIDTLQDTNKRDIDTLQDTNKRDIDTLQDTNKRDIDTLQDTNKRDIDTLQDTNKRDIDTLQDTNKRDIDTLQDTNKRDIDTLQDTNKRDIDTLQDTNKRDIDTLQDTNKRDIDTLQDTNKRDIDTLQDTNKRDIDTLQDTNKRDIDTLQDTNKQTNKQTNSLYKNYI from the coding sequence ATGATAGAATATAGAAATAGACACATCAAACAGTTTAGAAAATCCTCAGCATCACAACAGACCTCAACAGTCTACATAGCAAATAATTTAGACAAAGAAACAGAGAATTTCTACGACACAAACAATGGTGACATATTCAGTCTCTATGACTCAAGAAACAGAGACATAGACAATCTCTGCGACACAAACAAAAGAGACATAGACACTCTCCAAGACACAAACAAAAGAGACATAGACACTCTCCAAGACACAAACAAAAGAGACATAGACACTCTCCAAGACACAAACAAAAGAGACATAGACACTCTCCAAGACACAAACAAAAGAGACATAGACACTCTCCAAGACACAAACAAAAGAGACATAGACACTCTCCAAGACACAAACAAAAGAGACATAGACACTCTCCAAGACACAAACAAAAGAGACATAGACACTCTCCAAGACACAAACAAAAGAGACATAGACACTCTCCAAGACACAAACAAAAGAGACATAGACACTCTCCAAGACACAAACAAAAGAGACATAGACACTCTCCAAGACACAAACAAAAGAGACATAGACACTCTCCAAGACACAAACAAAAGAGACATAGACACTCTCCAAGACACAAACAAAAGAGACATAGACACTCTCCAAGACACAAACAAAAGAGACATAGACACTCTCCAAGACACAAACAAAAGAGACATAGACACTCTCCAAGACACAAACAAAAGAGACATAGACACTCTCCaagacacaaacaaacaaactaacaaacaaacaaacagtcTTTACAAAAACTATATTTAA